Below is a genomic region from Actinoallomurus bryophytorum.
GGGCCTGATCACGGAGGCGGCGTTCCGGCTGCATCCGCTGCCGCAGGCGAGCGCGTACGTCACGGCCACGGCCGAAGACGCCGCCCGTGCGCTGGAGCTGACGCGTGCGCTGCTGCACTCTCCGCTCGTGCCGGCCGCGATCGAGGTGGACGGGCCCGGTCCGATCAGCGTCAGCGTGCTGCTCGAAGGAATCGCCGAGGCGTTGCCCCAGCGTGCGGAGGCGGCGCGCGAGCTCATCGGCGGGGAGATCACCGCCGAGCCGCCGGCGTGGTGGGGACGGCTGCCCGAAGGAGACGTGCTCGCCGAGGTACGCGCCGCGCCGTCGAAGCTGACCTCGATCTTCGCCGAGGAGCCGGGACACGTCCGCGGCTCGACCGGACGCGGGATCTGGCACGTCGGCCTGCTCGCCGGCGGCGCCGGGGAGACACTGACGCGCCTGCGGCGCCACGGCAGCGCCGTCGTGCTGTCGGCACCGGATGACACCCGGCTCGACCGGTGGGGAGCCGTACCGGCTCTTCCCCTGATGCGGCGCGTCAAGGACCAGTTCGACCCCGGCCACCGGCTTTCGCCGGGACGCTTCGCGGGAGGGATCTGATGGACGACTTCCGTGAGCTCCTGGACGACTGCGTGCACTGCGGGTTCTGCCTGCCGACCTGCCCGACGTACGAGCTGTGGGGCGAGGAGATGGACTCCCCGCGCGGGCGGATCCACCTGATGCTCCAGCACCAGGAGGGCGCGCCGCTCAGCGACTCGATGGTCGAGCACTTCGACCGCTGCCTCGGCTGCATGGCCTGCGTGACCGCCTGCCCGTCGGGCGTCCAGTACGACCGGCTCATCGAGGTCACCCGGGCCCAGGTCGAGGAGGAGAAGCCCCGCAGGCGGACCGACCGGCTGCTGCGCGAGGCGATCTTCGCGGTCTTCCCGTACCCGAAACGGCTGCGCGCGCTGCGCTGGCCGCTGCGCGCCTACCAGGCATCCAAGATCAACATGTCGCCGCTGCTGAGCCGGATCTCCCCCACCTTGGCCGCGATGGAACGCCTCGCGCCGCCGCGCGC
It encodes:
- a CDS encoding FAD-binding oxidoreductase, producing MTTPLDALAKACDTRPGEAEDAVQGVTPSYVASPATTAEASELMRTAAEHELAVLPRGAGTKIHWGSPPERCDLVVDTRRLGRLIEHTAGDLVVKAEAGLPLAGLQEVVAGTRQQLAIDDLVPGATIGGMLATASAGPRRLLYGSARDLLIGITVVRADGVVAHAGGKVVKNVAGYDLGKLFTGSRGTLGLITEAAFRLHPLPQASAYVTATAEDAARALELTRALLHSPLVPAAIEVDGPGPISVSVLLEGIAEALPQRAEAARELIGGEITAEPPAWWGRLPEGDVLAEVRAAPSKLTSIFAEEPGHVRGSTGRGIWHVGLLAGGAGETLTRLRRHGSAVVLSAPDDTRLDRWGAVPALPLMRRVKDQFDPGHRLSPGRFAGGI